One window of Nicotiana tomentosiformis chromosome 11, ASM39032v3, whole genome shotgun sequence genomic DNA carries:
- the LOC138901039 gene encoding uncharacterized protein, with protein MENEELNNNQLPPHHVEQQFDEVAPRRDRILRDYARSDHFEGESSVRRPPITANNFEIRIGLIQTIQQSCQFTGDASEDPHTHLIDFLELVETCRYNGVTTDAIRLRIFPFSLKASGESIMSKTTAEAMQLLNEISENVVQWPSDRMIVKKAAGVNQVEAWNSLAQ; from the exons ATGGAGAACGAAGAACTTAACAACAACCAACTCCCGCCACATCATGTAGAACAACAGTTTGATGAGGTAGCTCCACGACGTGACAGAATACTCAGAGATTATGCAAGGTCGGATCATTTTGAAGGAGAATCAAGTGTGAGAAGACCACCAATTACAGCAAACAACTTTGAAATTCGCATAGGCTTGATTCAGACCATTCAACAGTCATGTCAGTTTACTGGTGATGCGAGTGAAGATCCTCACACTCATCTAATTGATTTTCTTGAATTAGTTGAAACTTGCAGGTATAATGGAGTCACAACAGACGCTATCAGGTTGCGGatttttcctttttcattaaAAG CATCAGGAGAATCCATAATGAGCAAAACTACCGCAGAAGCCATGCAATTGCTCAATGAAATTTCAGAAAATGTTGTTCAATGGCCCTCTGATAGGATGATTGTTAAGAAAGCAGCAGGAGTCAATCAGGTTGAAGCTTGGAATTCATTAGCACAATAA
- the LOC138901038 gene encoding uncharacterized protein, whose product MAQEHPGFQWSNPNGAENPQRFFNQKRQVQGPPGFQNQNRGQQDFQKYQQPPQRAHQQSREDMMYKFIKATDEKVQSQSSAIKNLEIQMSQLATLMSGQIKGDILRNTEKNPKEHLKAISLRSGKTLDNPYADRQGKPQEVEQVNEEALTQMPSYAKFFKEILSSKRKLEEVSVVKLTEKCSAILQNKLLQKLGDPESFTIPCTVGGAHFEKALCDSGASINLMHFSIFRKLSLGEWKDTGVSLQLSDQSAKRPKGIIENILVRVDKFVFTVDFIVLEMEKNTEVPLILGRPFLATGRAIIDVHQGQLILRVDKERVIFDMQKMMKFPGNKSSSSCFQIDLLDDLVDEFKDNQLITDSLERCLVGSGTTSDENPTIREEAATLEKESENEKISQKLNSKIELKNLPSHLIYVFFEPELFLIIISSSLTIEHEYKLIEVVRKHKRALGWTIADIKGINPAICTHRILME is encoded by the exons ATGGCACAAGAACATCCGGGATTCCAATGGAGTAACCCAAATGGTGCTGAAAATCCTCAAAGATTTTTCAATCAAAAGCGACAGGTGCAAGGACCACCGGGTTTTCAAAATCAAAATAGAGGACAACAAGATTTTCAGAAATATCAACAACCGCCCCAAAGAGCTCATCAGCAAAGTCGTGAAGACATGATGTACAAATTCATTAAGGCTACTGACGAGAAGGTTCAAAGTCAAAGTTCAGCCATCAAGAATTTAGAAATCCAGATGAGCCAATTAGCAACCCTCATGTCTGGACAAATAAAAGGTGATATACTAAGAAACACCGAGAAAAATCCAAAGGAACACCTCAAAGCCATCTCTCTGCGATCAGGTAAAACTCTTGATAATCCATATGCAGATAGACAAGGAAAGCCACAAGAAGTGGAACAGGTAAATGAAG AAGCTTTGACACAAATGCCTTCATATGCTAAATTTTTCAAAGAAATTTtgtcaagtaaaagaaaattagAAGAAGTTTCAGTGGTTAAGCTTACAGAGAAATGTAGTGCTATACTTCAGAATAAGCTTCTACAGAAACTGGGTGATCCAGAAAGTTTTACAATTCCTTGTACTGTGGGAGGTGCTCACTTTGAAAAAGCATTATGTGATTCGGGTGCTTCAATAAATCTAATGCATTTTTCAATTTTTAGGAAATTATCACTTGGTGAATGGAAAGATACTGGTGTGTCTCTTCAATTATCTGATCAAAGTGCTAAAAGGCCCAAAGGAATAATTGAAAATATCCTCGTTAGAGTAGATAAATTCGTTTTCACGGTAGATTTTATAGTACTTGAAATGGAAAAAAACACTGAGGTACCATTAATTTTAGGTAGACCATTTCTCGCAACAGGAAGAGCGATTATTGATGTTCATCAAGGACAATTAATATTGCGAGTTGATAAGGAGAGAGTAATTTTTGacatgcaaaaaatgatgaaatttcCTGGGAATAAGTCATCATCCTCTTGTTTTCAAATTGATTTACTAGATGACCTTGTAGATGAATTCAAGGATAATCAATTGATTACTGATTCATTGGAAAGATGCTTGGTCGGGTCAGGTACCACAAGTGATGAAAATCCCACAATCAGAGAAGAAGCTGCAACACTGGAAAAAGAATCAGAAAATgagaaaatctcacaaaaattGAACTCAAAAATTGAACTCAAAAATCTTCCTTCTCATTTGATATATGTTTTTTTTGAACCTGAATTATTTCTAATAATCATTTCATCTTCTTTGACTATAGAACATGAATACAAACTGATAGAAGTCGTGAGGAAACATAAAAGAGCTTTAGGGTGGACTATAGCTGATATCAAAGGAATCAATCCAGCTATTTGTACGCATAGGATCCTCATGGAATAA
- the LOC104118588 gene encoding norbelladine synthase-like: MKGTISDEIEVNVPANVAWELYGTLHLSRFIVQELPTLLDKVEVIEGDGSTGTVLKITFPQGTPGIPYFKERLNIVDNEKRYKQSEVIEGGYVDLGYIFYGIRFEVIEKDENSCITKFTVSYEVEDVKLANHAFTMVEPLQTVIKSAKTYLITNSKN, translated from the exons ATGAAGGGGACGATTTCGGACGAAATAGAGGTGAATGTACCTGCAAATGTAGCATGGGAACTCTATGGCACGTTACATCTATCTAGGTTTATTGTGCAAGAGTTGCCTACTCTTCTTGACAAAGTTGAAGTAATTGAAGGTGATGGTAGTACTGGAACTGTCCTCAAAATCACCTTTCCTCAAG GTACACCAGGAATACCTTATTTCAAGGAGAGACTCAATATAGTGGATAATGAGAAAAGATACAAGCAGTCTGAGGTGATTGAAGGTGGATATGTTGATCTTGGGTATATCTTTTATGGAATTCGGTTTGAGGTGATTGAGAAAGATGAAAATTCATGTATTACAAAATTTACAGTGAGTTATGAAGTGGAAGATGTGAAGCTTGCAAATCATGCATTTACCATGGTTGAGCCACTGCAGACTGTCATTAAATCTGCCAAGACTTATTTAATTACCAACTCAAAGAATTGA